From a region of the Chitinophaga caseinilytica genome:
- a CDS encoding adenylyl-sulfate kinase, whose protein sequence is MIVQLCGMSGAGKSALAKFAEHKLLENGYPVEVLDENDHRHHLFKELGMSLEDQAKNIRRMAWLANRFSRHGIFTILCAINPLDRVRLEIQYQYRIAATIEIDCALEELIRRDTKGLYKRAYLPEGHPDKISGLSGVNGVFEHPLKPDLIIRTHQETESESGQRLYEFLLPLALGAAIR, encoded by the coding sequence ATGATCGTACAGCTTTGCGGCATGTCTGGCGCCGGAAAATCAGCCCTGGCAAAGTTCGCGGAACACAAACTCCTCGAAAACGGGTATCCCGTGGAAGTGCTCGACGAAAACGACCACCGGCATCATCTTTTTAAAGAATTGGGCATGAGCCTGGAAGACCAGGCGAAAAACATCCGGCGGATGGCATGGCTGGCGAACCGCTTCTCCAGGCACGGCATTTTTACCATCCTTTGTGCCATCAACCCGCTCGATCGCGTCCGGCTCGAAATCCAGTACCAGTACCGTATTGCTGCCACCATCGAGATCGATTGCGCGCTGGAGGAACTGATCCGGCGAGACACGAAAGGGCTGTACAAACGCGCTTACCTCCCCGAGGGGCATCCAGACAAGATTTCCGGTCTTTCCGGCGTAAACGGCGTTTTCGAACATCCCCTCAAGCCAGACCTGATCATCCGCACCCACCAGGAAACAGAATCCGAGTCTGGCCAGCGGCTCTATGAATTTCTCCTGCCCCTGGCGCTGGGAGCGGCGATCAGGTGA
- a CDS encoding AraC family transcriptional regulator codes for MPFTVKNERKEVLFHDETVMCPEYYQGRDLTERHHKLDLKAGNAEFSEICFDGVLMGFGRASIREKLEVESHDTLKRVGMHFMLKGEVTAKIRSVRKTFHTRQHEHNLVYSPEPEEQVSVEKQPEINVFALTFLKERFIELAYHNGPVLERYGESVELDRPVFPDHAYQMTHRMLQVIDEVKNCHFTGGLKKLFLQSKAIELLALQCEQIELYDGSLQQKPVFGRSDEEKIRYARDLLLANAQEPLSLADLSRQAGLNEFKLKSGFRKVFNNTVFGYLSEHRLEEAQRLIRSGNRSFTEIADDLGYSSLQHFSHAFRKKYGCSPRDFQAR; via the coding sequence ATGCCATTTACCGTCAAAAACGAACGCAAAGAAGTCTTGTTTCACGATGAAACCGTGATGTGCCCCGAATATTACCAGGGCCGTGATCTCACGGAGCGCCATCACAAGCTCGACCTCAAGGCCGGCAACGCCGAATTCAGCGAGATATGTTTCGACGGGGTGCTGATGGGTTTCGGAAGGGCGTCTATCCGCGAAAAGCTGGAAGTGGAAAGCCACGACACCCTCAAGCGCGTAGGCATGCATTTCATGCTCAAGGGCGAAGTAACGGCGAAGATCAGAAGCGTGCGGAAAACCTTCCATACCCGCCAGCACGAACATAATCTCGTCTACAGCCCCGAGCCCGAAGAGCAGGTGAGCGTCGAAAAACAACCGGAAATCAATGTATTCGCGCTCACTTTCCTCAAAGAACGATTCATCGAGCTCGCCTATCACAACGGCCCGGTGCTGGAGCGGTACGGAGAAAGCGTGGAGCTCGACCGGCCGGTTTTCCCCGATCACGCTTACCAGATGACCCACCGGATGCTGCAGGTAATCGATGAAGTGAAGAACTGCCATTTCACCGGCGGGCTCAAAAAGCTCTTCCTCCAGTCCAAAGCTATCGAGCTGCTGGCGCTCCAGTGCGAGCAGATCGAATTGTACGACGGCAGCCTTCAGCAGAAGCCGGTTTTCGGCCGGTCTGACGAGGAAAAGATCCGCTACGCGCGCGATCTGCTCCTGGCCAATGCACAGGAACCGTTGTCGCTGGCCGACCTTTCCCGGCAGGCAGGGCTGAACGAGTTCAAGCTGAAAAGCGGGTTCCGCAAGGTTTTCAACAATACCGTGTTCGGTTACCTCAGCGAGCACCGGTTAGAAGAGGCGCAGCGCCTCATCCGTTCCGGGAACCGGAGTTTTACGGAGATCGCCGACGATCTGGGGTATTCGTCGCTGCAGCATTTCAGTCATGCATTCCGGAAAAAGTACGGTTGCAGCCCGAGGGATTTTCAAGCCAGATAA
- a CDS encoding glycosyltransferase family 4 protein, which translates to MKLLLIGQFAQQTGMARITQLLAAGLAARHEIHVFGTDIFQKEPFKGTFHLHYNPHPADVFGEGTLPGLIDSLQPDVILLYCDIWFAERHMSAIRKAAHHCPVTGYIPVDGQLNHPEFAKGLAQLSSVVAFTAFGKRVLKDCATQLGIARQPPFRRMAVIPHPLDGGRFHPLSGSTAGRRIAAREALFPGKDELRRGFWVLNANKNQHRKRIDLTLRGFAEFARNKPDNVRLCLHMATKGQQTDVEQEARILGIFDRLVLTDPGSKHPHWPAEKLNLLYNACDVGLNTAMGEGWGLVSMEHAATGAPQVLPDHTACTEIWKGAAAFLPAKPQVYGNGWLTGGLVEPAAIAEQLERLYEDNGHYHSLLQAGLRNATQVAWSQGGVVRMWEQHFEQILLSDHAKIQ; encoded by the coding sequence ATGAAACTCTTATTGATAGGACAATTCGCTCAACAGACCGGCATGGCGCGCATCACGCAACTGCTCGCGGCCGGCCTCGCCGCCCGGCACGAAATTCATGTGTTCGGGACGGATATATTCCAGAAAGAACCCTTCAAAGGCACATTCCATTTACACTACAATCCGCACCCGGCCGATGTTTTCGGGGAAGGAACGCTCCCCGGGCTCATCGATTCCCTGCAGCCGGATGTGATACTCCTGTATTGCGATATCTGGTTCGCAGAAAGGCATATGTCCGCCATCAGGAAGGCGGCGCACCATTGTCCGGTAACAGGGTACATCCCGGTGGACGGACAGCTCAATCACCCGGAGTTCGCTAAGGGACTGGCGCAGCTCAGTTCTGTGGTGGCTTTCACGGCTTTCGGGAAACGGGTGTTGAAAGATTGCGCCACGCAATTGGGGATAGCGCGCCAGCCGCCGTTCCGCCGCATGGCTGTGATCCCTCATCCGCTGGATGGCGGCCGGTTCCACCCTTTAAGCGGCAGCACGGCCGGCCGGCGCATCGCTGCGCGGGAAGCCTTGTTTCCGGGGAAAGACGAACTGCGCCGGGGCTTTTGGGTGCTCAACGCCAACAAAAACCAGCACCGCAAACGAATCGATCTCACATTGCGCGGATTCGCGGAATTTGCCCGCAACAAGCCGGATAACGTGCGGCTATGCCTGCACATGGCCACCAAAGGCCAGCAAACCGATGTGGAGCAGGAAGCGCGGATACTGGGGATTTTTGACCGGCTCGTGCTAACAGACCCCGGCAGCAAGCATCCCCATTGGCCCGCAGAAAAGCTCAATCTCCTCTACAACGCCTGCGATGTCGGGCTCAATACCGCCATGGGCGAAGGTTGGGGCCTGGTGAGCATGGAGCACGCCGCCACCGGGGCACCGCAGGTATTGCCCGACCATACGGCCTGTACGGAAATCTGGAAAGGCGCCGCCGCCTTCCTGCCCGCCAAACCCCAGGTGTACGGGAATGGCTGGCTCACCGGTGGACTGGTGGAGCCCGCCGCCATCGCGGAGCAACTGGAACGGTTGTACGAAGACAACGGGCATTATCATTCCCTCCTGCAGGCGGGCTTGCGCAATGCTACGCAGGTGGCCTGGTCGCAGGGGGGCGTGGTACGGATGTGGGAACAACATTTCGAACAAATCCTTCTCAGCGATCATGCTAAAATCCAATAA
- a CDS encoding NmrA family NAD(P)-binding protein, with product MTHTILVLGATGFAGRQVVKAVAGKPGVQVKAATRFPEKYTAPSANVTPVHLVQENAETFAPALSGVDLVFLSAVPLDLEAPSKLRPFIDEAKKAGVKKIVFLSAMGVEHAPESPLGQIEQHLIASGIAYNIVRPNFFMEVFTESHFSPTIRELGKILIPAADGKWSLIAASDIAAVAAELLLNEAHNGKALTLTGPKAIDNHEVAAIIAKASGKDVTYENIPESAMVAGIIASGAPESAAGFMSFLMSGVRDGHFAPVSTAVKDITGSEALSFESFAEANKTFFS from the coding sequence ATGACACACACTATTCTCGTACTCGGCGCAACAGGATTCGCAGGCAGGCAAGTCGTAAAAGCAGTTGCCGGAAAACCAGGCGTACAGGTGAAAGCCGCTACCCGCTTCCCCGAAAAATATACTGCCCCCTCAGCCAACGTAACCCCGGTACATCTCGTCCAGGAAAACGCCGAAACCTTCGCCCCCGCCCTTTCCGGCGTCGATCTCGTGTTTCTTTCCGCCGTTCCGCTGGACCTGGAAGCCCCCTCCAAACTGCGCCCGTTCATCGACGAAGCGAAAAAGGCCGGCGTGAAGAAAATCGTGTTCCTTTCCGCCATGGGCGTGGAACATGCGCCCGAATCGCCCCTGGGCCAGATCGAGCAGCACCTCATCGCTTCCGGCATTGCCTACAACATCGTGCGGCCCAACTTCTTCATGGAAGTATTTACCGAAAGCCATTTCAGCCCCACCATCCGCGAGCTGGGAAAAATCCTCATCCCCGCGGCCGACGGGAAATGGTCGCTCATCGCCGCTTCAGACATCGCCGCCGTGGCTGCCGAGCTCCTGCTCAACGAAGCACACAACGGCAAAGCGCTGACGCTCACCGGCCCCAAAGCCATCGACAACCACGAAGTGGCCGCCATCATTGCAAAAGCGAGCGGGAAGGACGTTACTTACGAAAACATCCCCGAATCGGCCATGGTAGCGGGAATAATCGCCTCCGGAGCACCGGAAAGCGCCGCCGGGTTTATGTCTTTCCTCATGTCTGGAGTAAGGGACGGGCATTTCGCCCCGGTATCCACCGCCGTGAAAGACATCACGGGCAGTGAGGCCCTGTCGTTCGAATCCTTCGCGGAAGCCAACAAAACCTTCTTCTCCTGA
- a CDS encoding TonB-dependent receptor codes for MKATARLLSTLLLILFATTAALAQQQRYTISGYVKDEKSGESLIGISIGKPGTSIGTVTNEYGFYSLTLPAGKHDIQFSYIGYQPQKFTLDLTANKRMDIRLGQADRQLSEVVISGKQQEKNINTLNTSLNKLDIAEIKKLPTFMGEVDVIRTIQTLPGVNTVGEGAASFNVRGGNGDENLIMLDEAPVYNSTHMLGFFSVFNPDAVKNINLIKGGFPAEYGGRTASVLDIRMKDGNNQKFGMTGGIGNIFSRLALEGPIQKDKSSFIIAGRRSYMDVLMKPFLKGDMKDTKLYFYDLTAKVNFQLDKNNSLFVSGYFGRDVFGFGKEANMNWGNNTASLRWNHIFNNRLFMNLTTYYTKYDYSLRFTSDEKSTTDQEFSWKSNIINYGVKPAFTYYLNSSNTLHFGVQGTYYTFKPGSTLSRQDADEHRIVLKDKNALEGALYLDHEWKAGNKFGIQYGLRLSGFQYMGKGTAYYYADTVAGTRKRFIGSQDYESGKKIADYYFLEPRLSARYAVNSTSAIKAAFSRSAQYMHQLSNTASPTPVDIWTPVSNNVKPQLTDQVTAGYFYNAPGDKFELSAEVFYKSMKDQLDFIDNADLNLNEFIEADLLNAKGRAYGLELYVKKDIGNTTGWISYTLSRSERKTPGLSMNEWFINRYDRTHNLNIVASHEFTKRASMSANWMFASGTPATFADSRLEFQDWDIPYNTTEKRNNYRLKPFHRLDLSFTYKGRQLKRWKGEWVFSLYNVYARRNAYTVYFRQNPDDPSKKEAVRLSIIGSIIPGITYNFKF; via the coding sequence ATGAAAGCAACAGCCCGACTGCTGAGCACCCTCCTACTTATCTTGTTTGCGACCACTGCAGCGTTGGCGCAACAGCAACGGTATACCATCAGCGGTTACGTTAAAGACGAAAAGTCCGGCGAATCCCTCATCGGCATTTCCATCGGCAAACCCGGCACTTCCATAGGCACCGTTACCAACGAGTACGGTTTTTATTCCCTCACCCTGCCGGCGGGTAAGCACGACATCCAGTTCTCCTATATCGGCTATCAACCCCAGAAATTCACCCTCGACCTTACCGCCAACAAGCGGATGGACATCCGTTTGGGCCAGGCAGACCGCCAGCTGAGCGAAGTGGTGATTTCCGGCAAGCAACAGGAGAAGAACATCAATACCCTCAATACCAGCCTGAATAAGCTCGATATCGCGGAGATCAAGAAACTGCCCACTTTCATGGGTGAGGTAGACGTGATCCGCACGATCCAGACATTGCCCGGTGTTAATACCGTGGGCGAAGGCGCCGCCAGCTTCAACGTGCGCGGCGGCAACGGCGATGAAAACCTCATCATGCTCGACGAAGCGCCCGTTTACAACTCCACCCACATGCTTGGTTTCTTCTCCGTTTTCAACCCGGACGCGGTAAAGAACATTAACCTCATCAAAGGCGGGTTCCCCGCGGAATACGGCGGCAGAACGGCTTCCGTGCTCGATATCAGGATGAAGGACGGTAACAACCAGAAATTCGGCATGACGGGCGGCATCGGGAATATCTTTAGTCGCCTGGCGCTGGAAGGGCCCATCCAGAAAGACAAATCCTCCTTCATCATCGCCGGCCGCAGATCGTATATGGACGTGCTCATGAAGCCTTTCCTCAAGGGCGACATGAAAGATACCAAGCTCTATTTCTACGACCTCACGGCCAAAGTGAACTTCCAGCTGGATAAGAACAACAGTCTTTTCGTGAGCGGGTATTTCGGCCGCGACGTGTTCGGTTTCGGGAAAGAAGCCAACATGAACTGGGGCAACAACACCGCATCGCTGCGCTGGAACCACATCTTCAACAACCGCCTGTTCATGAACCTCACCACTTACTATACGAAATACGATTATAGCCTGCGGTTCACCAGCGACGAGAAATCCACCACCGACCAGGAGTTCAGCTGGAAATCGAACATCATCAATTACGGCGTGAAACCTGCCTTTACTTACTACCTGAATTCCAGCAACACGCTGCATTTCGGGGTACAGGGCACTTATTATACCTTCAAGCCCGGCAGTACGCTTTCCCGCCAGGATGCGGATGAGCACCGGATCGTGCTCAAAGACAAGAACGCCCTGGAAGGCGCGCTCTATCTCGATCACGAATGGAAAGCCGGCAACAAGTTCGGCATTCAATATGGCTTGCGGCTCTCCGGGTTCCAATACATGGGCAAAGGCACGGCGTATTATTATGCAGACACGGTAGCGGGTACACGTAAACGCTTCATCGGTTCGCAGGATTACGAAAGCGGCAAGAAGATCGCGGATTACTATTTCCTCGAGCCCCGCCTTTCCGCGCGCTACGCCGTTAACTCCACTTCAGCCATCAAAGCGGCTTTCAGCCGTTCCGCACAATACATGCACCAGCTGAGCAATACCGCTTCCCCGACGCCGGTAGACATCTGGACACCTGTTTCCAACAACGTGAAACCGCAGTTGACAGACCAGGTTACGGCCGGGTATTTCTATAACGCCCCCGGCGATAAATTCGAACTGTCGGCCGAGGTGTTTTATAAATCCATGAAAGACCAGCTGGACTTCATCGATAACGCCGACCTGAACCTCAACGAGTTCATCGAAGCCGACCTCCTCAACGCGAAAGGCCGCGCTTACGGGCTGGAGCTGTATGTGAAAAAAGACATCGGCAATACCACAGGCTGGATCAGCTATACCCTGAGCCGTTCCGAGCGCAAAACGCCGGGCCTGAGCATGAACGAATGGTTCATCAACCGGTACGATCGTACCCACAACCTGAACATCGTGGCCAGCCACGAATTCACGAAGCGCGCGAGCATGAGCGCCAACTGGATGTTCGCATCCGGTACACCGGCTACTTTTGCAGACAGCCGCCTCGAGTTCCAGGACTGGGATATCCCCTACAATACCACCGAAAAGCGCAACAACTACCGCCTCAAGCCCTTCCACCGTCTCGATCTTTCGTTCACGTACAAGGGCCGCCAGCTGAAACGCTGGAAAGGCGAATGGGTGTTCAGCCTTTACAATGTGTATGCCCGGAGAAACGCCTATACCGTGTATTTCCGGCAGAACCCGGACGATCCTTCCAAGAAGGAGGCCGTTCGCCTGAGCATCATCGGGTCCATCATCCCCGGTATCACTTATAACTTCAAATTCTAA
- a CDS encoding BlaI/MecI/CopY family transcriptional regulator encodes MENKANNKNVRPTESELEILTILWERGASTVREVHEILEKQKEAGYTTTLKLMQIMHDKGLLQRDASAKTHIYEAAIPKEETQAQLLKKMIDTVFSGSASQLVMQALGGHRSSQEELDRIREYLNEIDQKQSK; translated from the coding sequence ATGGAAAACAAGGCTAATAACAAGAATGTACGTCCAACCGAAAGCGAGCTGGAAATCCTTACGATCCTCTGGGAGCGCGGGGCCAGCACGGTGAGGGAAGTGCATGAGATCCTGGAGAAGCAGAAGGAAGCGGGTTACACCACTACCCTGAAGCTGATGCAGATCATGCACGACAAGGGCTTGCTGCAGCGGGATGCAAGCGCGAAGACGCACATTTATGAAGCTGCCATTCCCAAGGAAGAAACACAGGCGCAGTTGCTGAAAAAGATGATCGACACGGTTTTTTCCGGTTCTGCGTCACAACTCGTTATGCAGGCCCTCGGTGGCCATCGCTCCTCGCAGGAGGAACTCGACCGCATTCGTGAATATTTGAACGAAATCGATCAAAAACAGTCGAAATAA
- a CDS encoding DUF4249 domain-containing protein, with product MKRNLTAIALLFAAAGFTACEDTIDLDVPNGKTFTVVDGWITDVPGKQQIRLTTTVPYTSQGTAPAVSDAKITVTDITANKTYNFTYADGVYSYDPGAGQKIGEVGHVYKMRLELKEGIFEAMDTLKRVPVIDSIAADFKTKEEAISGKEGFFARFYAKDLAGATDWYWVRSYRNSLQSRVEDIFTIDGSYAEDVADGLNFIQPIAEGITDYDKPFLEGEKVIVRIASVTKRSHAFLDQVQQQIDNGGLFAKILENVPTNVLNTDKNAKGRVLGWFGTSAVSFKEKTMHK from the coding sequence ATGAAAAGGAACCTCACCGCCATCGCCCTTCTGTTCGCCGCCGCCGGATTCACCGCCTGCGAAGACACGATCGATCTCGACGTACCGAACGGAAAGACCTTCACCGTAGTGGACGGCTGGATCACGGACGTGCCGGGGAAACAGCAGATCCGCCTGACCACCACCGTCCCTTACACCAGCCAGGGCACCGCCCCTGCCGTGAGCGACGCGAAGATCACGGTAACGGACATCACCGCTAACAAGACTTACAACTTTACATATGCCGACGGCGTGTATAGCTACGACCCCGGCGCCGGCCAGAAGATCGGCGAAGTGGGCCACGTGTACAAGATGCGGCTGGAACTGAAGGAAGGCATTTTCGAAGCGATGGACACCCTGAAACGCGTGCCCGTCATCGATTCCATCGCCGCCGATTTCAAAACGAAAGAAGAAGCGATTTCCGGGAAGGAAGGCTTTTTCGCCCGGTTCTACGCCAAAGATCTCGCAGGTGCGACCGACTGGTACTGGGTGCGCAGCTACCGTAATTCGCTGCAAAGCCGCGTGGAAGACATTTTTACCATCGACGGTTCCTACGCCGAAGATGTGGCTGACGGGCTGAACTTCATCCAGCCCATTGCGGAGGGGATCACCGATTACGACAAGCCCTTCCTGGAAGGCGAGAAAGTGATCGTCCGCATCGCATCCGTCACCAAGCGGAGCCACGCTTTCCTCGACCAGGTGCAGCAGCAGATCGACAACGGCGGGCTGTTCGCCAAAATCCTGGAAAACGTGCCTACCAACGTGCTGAACACCGACAAAAACGCGAAGGGACGTGTGCTCGGATGGTTCGGGACTTCGGCGGTATCGTTCAAGGAAAAGACCATGCATAAATAA
- a CDS encoding sterol desaturase family protein, which produces MELIHFAIPGFILLITAEVIFSAVEKRDLYETKDAASSIAMGLGNVIIGLFTKAVIYLIYSFAYEFRFFTLDATVWWVWIVCFFADDLTYYWFHRCSHEIRYFWASHVVHHSSRRYNLATALRQTWTGNLSGAFLFWIWMPLAGFHPAMIMAMQSISLLYQFWIHTEAIWKLPRPLELILNTPSHHRVHHSSEIKYLDRNHGGVLIIWDRLFGTFQPEEERPVYGLTVNINTYNPLRIATHEWAAIGRDLRRARTWKEAWMYVFGAPGWDVDGNGKTARALRRSLDTSSHPAQNLPLIQK; this is translated from the coding sequence ATGGAGTTGATACATTTCGCCATACCTGGTTTTATCCTGCTCATCACCGCGGAAGTCATATTTTCGGCGGTCGAAAAGCGGGACCTCTACGAAACGAAAGACGCCGCCAGCAGCATCGCCATGGGCCTGGGGAACGTCATCATCGGGCTGTTCACCAAAGCCGTCATCTATCTCATTTACAGTTTCGCCTACGAATTCCGTTTTTTTACCCTCGACGCCACGGTTTGGTGGGTCTGGATCGTTTGTTTCTTTGCCGACGACCTCACCTATTACTGGTTCCACCGCTGCAGCCACGAGATCCGGTATTTCTGGGCTTCGCATGTGGTGCACCATTCCAGCCGCCGCTACAATCTGGCCACTGCGCTCCGCCAAACGTGGACGGGCAACCTGAGCGGGGCTTTCCTCTTCTGGATATGGATGCCCCTGGCCGGTTTCCACCCCGCCATGATCATGGCCATGCAATCCATCAGCCTGCTGTACCAGTTCTGGATCCATACCGAAGCCATCTGGAAGCTCCCCCGGCCGCTGGAGCTCATTTTGAACACCCCGTCGCACCACCGCGTGCACCATTCCTCCGAGATCAAATACCTCGATCGCAACCATGGCGGCGTCCTTATTATATGGGACCGGCTGTTCGGCACCTTCCAGCCCGAGGAAGAAAGGCCGGTGTATGGTTTGACGGTCAATATCAATACCTATAATCCCCTCCGCATCGCCACGCACGAATGGGCGGCCATCGGGCGCGACCTCCGCCGGGCCCGCACCTGGAAGGAAGCATGGATGTACGTTTTCGGGGCGCCGGGATGGGATGTGGACGGAAACGGGAAAACGGCCAGGGCCCTCCGCCGGTCACTCGATACTTCCTCCCATCCTGCCCAAAACCTGCCGCTCATCCAAAAATGA
- a CDS encoding Rrf2 family transcriptional regulator, whose product MIRSKFAIHVHILSLMGKFQGEWLTSDFIAGSLNSNAALVRKELSELRNAGLIESKEGKKGGCRLARPMKDILLSDVFAVVKDDHIFGYAPNHPNPLCPVGRNINNALDTMFTGLDQTITRELSKISLADFISKLL is encoded by the coding sequence TTGATCCGCAGTAAATTCGCCATACACGTTCACATCCTTTCGCTCATGGGCAAATTCCAGGGCGAATGGCTCACCTCCGATTTCATCGCGGGGTCGCTGAACAGTAATGCCGCGCTCGTCCGCAAGGAACTGAGCGAGCTGCGCAACGCCGGGCTCATCGAAAGCAAGGAAGGGAAAAAAGGCGGCTGCCGGCTCGCCAGACCCATGAAAGACATCCTGCTTTCAGATGTTTTCGCCGTCGTGAAGGATGACCATATTTTCGGATATGCTCCCAACCATCCCAACCCCCTCTGCCCTGTGGGCCGCAATATCAATAACGCGCTCGACACGATGTTTACCGGTCTCGATCAAACGATCACCCGCGAGCTATCGAAAATCAGCCTGGCCGATTTCATTTCAAAACTTCTTTAA